The following proteins come from a genomic window of Bacillota bacterium:
- the sfsA gene encoding DNA/RNA nuclease SfsA: MRVHTGLASPAGGSSSEPLPLLPAPLVPVRLGGRRNRFAVEAEYRGEPLLLHLPNSGRMSELLRPGAEALAWLRPAGAAGGRTAGRLVLVRHGERWVGVDAGLPNRLFAAALAGGRLEPFAGWRVVRAEPPLGAGRADFLVEGPGGARGVVETKSCNRVDEGVALFPDAPTARGRRHLEELAEAVRGGSRAALVWFIQRDDARLLRPFAGLDPAFAEAARRAAAAGVELYAWRCRLEPEGVTLLGPVPVELPPAAG; the protein is encoded by the coding sequence ATGCGCGTCCACACCGGCCTCGCCTCCCCCGCGGGAGGCAGTTCGTCCGAGCCGCTCCCGCTCCTGCCCGCCCCGCTCGTCCCGGTACGCCTCGGCGGGCGGCGGAACCGCTTCGCCGTGGAGGCGGAGTACCGCGGGGAGCCGCTCCTCCTCCACCTGCCCAACTCCGGGCGCATGAGCGAGCTGCTCCGGCCGGGCGCCGAGGCGCTGGCCTGGCTCCGACCGGCCGGGGCGGCCGGCGGCCGGACGGCGGGCCGCCTGGTGCTGGTCCGCCACGGAGAGCGCTGGGTGGGCGTCGACGCCGGCCTGCCCAACCGCCTCTTCGCCGCCGCCCTGGCGGGGGGGCGGCTCGAGCCCTTCGCCGGCTGGCGCGTGGTGCGCGCCGAGCCGCCGCTGGGCGCCGGGCGGGCGGACTTCCTCGTGGAGGGGCCGGGGGGCGCCCGGGGAGTGGTGGAGACCAAGTCCTGCAACCGCGTGGACGAGGGGGTGGCCCTCTTCCCCGACGCGCCCACGGCCCGCGGCCGGCGGCACCTGGAGGAGCTGGCCGAGGCGGTCCGCGGCGGCAGCCGCGCGGCGCTGGTCTGGTTCATCCAGCGCGACGACGCCCGCCTCCTGCGGCCCTTCGCCGGCCTGGACCCCGCCTTCGCCGAGGCGGCGCGGCGGGCGGCGGCGGCCGGCGTCGAGCTCTACGCCTGGCGCTGCCGCCTGGAGCCGGAGGGGGTGACGCTGCTCGGGCCCGTGCCGGTGGAGCTGCCGCCGGCGGCCGGGTAG
- a CDS encoding holo-ACP synthase, producing MILGTGVDIVEIERVRRALERRGERLLQRVWTASEQAFGRGTPGWLESLAGRFAAKEAVLKALGSGLREASWREVEVVREPWSAPRVRLSGRAAARAERLGVARWHLSISHSRGYAVAVAIAEAAGPEPEAEPRPETGGAV from the coding sequence ATGATCCTGGGGACCGGCGTCGACATCGTGGAGATCGAGCGGGTGCGAAGGGCGTTGGAGCGGCGCGGCGAACGGCTGCTCCAGCGGGTCTGGACCGCCTCCGAGCAGGCGTTCGGGCGCGGCACGCCCGGCTGGCTGGAGAGCCTGGCCGGCCGCTTCGCCGCCAAGGAAGCGGTCCTCAAGGCGCTGGGCTCCGGCCTGCGCGAGGCCTCCTGGCGCGAGGTGGAGGTGGTGCGCGAGCCCTGGTCGGCGCCCCGCGTCCGCCTCTCGGGGCGCGCGGCGGCGCGGGCGGAGCGGCTGGGGGTGGCCCGCTGGCACCTGAGCATCAGCCACAGCCGCGGCTACGCCGTGGCGGTGGCCATCGCCGAGGCGGCCGGGCCGGAGCCGGAGGCGGAGCCGCGGCCGGAGACGGGGGGAGCCGTGTGA